In the Nocardia asteroides genome, TGGCGTTCTACCTCGGCACCGGCATCCAGCTGATCGGCGAGGAGCTGTTCACCGTCATCCCGTTCCTGGCGCTGCTCTACTTCCTGACCCGGCGCGGCACGCTCTCCAGGAAGTCCGCGATCGTGGTGGCCTGGCTGGTGACGGCGGTCTGGTTCGGCGCCGCGCACCTGCCCACCTACGACTGGAACGTCGCGCAGTGCTTCCTCGTGATCGGCGGCGCCCGCCTCGTGCTCACGCTGGCCTGGATCCGCACCAAGAACCTGTGGGTCTGCTCGGGGGCGCACATCCTCAACGACTGGGCGTTGTTCACGCCGAGCATCCTCGCCGCGGCGGCGCTCGGCTGACCGATGAATCCGCGCGGACCGCGCCGTCGAATACAGCGCAGCCCCCGAACAGAGGAGTCACCGTGCCCGAGACCCGTACCGTCGCCACCGCAGGCGCCACCATCACCTACGACGTGCACCCGGGGACCGGCTCCGGCCCCGCCCTGTTCCTCCTCGGCTCGCCCATGGAGGCGGCCGCGTTCGGCACGCTCGCCGGGCACTTCGGCGACCGCACCGTGCTCACCTACGACCCGCGCGGCGCCGGGCGCAGCCCGCAGGCCGAGCCGGGCGCGGAAGCCGATCCGGCCCAGCACGCCGAGGACCTGCGGGCGGTGCTCGACGCGGCCGCGCTCGGCCCGATCGACGTCTTCGCCACCAGCGGCGGCGCGGTGAACGCGCTGGCCTGGATCGGCAGGCACCGGCCCGAGCCGGTGCGCACCCTGGTCGCGCACGAGCCGCCGGTGGCGCAGTTCCTGCCGGACCGGGACGAGGTGAACGCGGTCTGCGCCGACATCTACGCCACCTATCAGGCGAAGGGGGAGGGGGCGGCGATGGCGAAGTTCATCGCGCTCGTCTCCCAGCAGGGGCCGCTGCCCGCGGGCTACGCCGACGCCCCCGGGCCGGACCCGGCCACCTTCGGGCTCCCGGACACCGACGACGGGTCGCGGACGAACCCGCTGCTCGGGGTGACCATGCGCGGCTGCGGGCGGTACGAGCACGACCTGGCCGCGCTGCGCGCCGCGCCGACCAGGATCGTGCTCGCCTCCGGCGCCGCGTCGGGCCCGGAGATGGCCGCGCGCGGAGCCGAGAGTTTCGCCGCCGCGGGCGGTTTCGAGCACGTGCTGCTGCCTGGCGGGCACGTGGGGTTCCTTGGCGGGGAGCACGGGCAGCAGGGCGAGCCCGAGGCTTTCGCCGCCGCCCTGCGCGACATCCTCGCGCACTGAGCCGGGCATCCCCGTAGCCGCCGCCGCACGCGACATCCTCGCGCATCGAGCCCGGCACCCTCGTAGAGTCGGCCCCATGGAGACTCGTCGGCTCGGCGGCGACGGCCCCGACCTCTCGGTGGTCGGGCTCGGCTGCAACAACTTCGGCATGAAACTCGATCTCGCGGCGGGCGCGGCGGTGATCGAGGCCGCGCTGGACGCCGGGATCACGCACTTCGACACGGCGGAGATGTACGGGGAGGGCGCCTCCGAGGAGATCATCGGCGCCACGCTCGGCACCCGCCGCGACGCCGTCGTGCTGGCCACCAAGTTCACCCCGCGACCGCGGGACGAGCCGTACCGGCCGGGCATACTGCGGGACCGCGTCGTCGCGGCCTGCGAGGCCAGCCTGATCAGGCTGCGCACCGACCGGATCGACCTCTACTACCAGCACTACCCCGACCCGGCGGCGCCGGTCGAGGAGGGGCTGGCGGCGCTGGACGACCTGGTGCGGGCGGGCAAGATCCGCTATGCGGCCTCGTCGAACGTCTCCGGCGCGCAGATCGCCGAGGCGGCGCGGGCCGCCGAGAAATCCGGTGGCGCGCGGTTCACCGGAACCCAGGTCGAGTGGAGTCTGCTGGTCCGCGAGGTCGAGCGCGAGGTGGTGCCAGCGGCGCGGGCCGATGGCCTCGGCGTCGTGCCGTACTTCCCGCTGGCGTCCGGGCTGCTCACCGGGAAGTACCGGCGCGGGGCGGACTTCCCGCCCGGCTCGCGGTTCGCGCTGGCCGCCCGGTTCGCCGATCGGTACGTGGCCGACGCGAACTTCGACCGGGTCGAGCGGTGGACCGAGTTCGCCGCCGAGCGCGGGCACACGCTGCTCGAGCTGGCCATCGGCTGGCTGCTCGCGCAGGAGCCG is a window encoding:
- a CDS encoding alpha/beta fold hydrolase — encoded protein: MPETRTVATAGATITYDVHPGTGSGPALFLLGSPMEAAAFGTLAGHFGDRTVLTYDPRGAGRSPQAEPGAEADPAQHAEDLRAVLDAAALGPIDVFATSGGAVNALAWIGRHRPEPVRTLVAHEPPVAQFLPDRDEVNAVCADIYATYQAKGEGAAMAKFIALVSQQGPLPAGYADAPGPDPATFGLPDTDDGSRTNPLLGVTMRGCGRYEHDLAALRAAPTRIVLASGAASGPEMAARGAESFAAAGGFEHVLLPGGHVGFLGGEHGQQGEPEAFAAALRDILAH
- a CDS encoding aldo/keto reductase, with the protein product METRRLGGDGPDLSVVGLGCNNFGMKLDLAAGAAVIEAALDAGITHFDTAEMYGEGASEEIIGATLGTRRDAVVLATKFTPRPRDEPYRPGILRDRVVAACEASLIRLRTDRIDLYYQHYPDPAAPVEEGLAALDDLVRAGKIRYAASSNVSGAQIAEAARAAEKSGGARFTGTQVEWSLLVREVEREVVPAARADGLGVVPYFPLASGLLTGKYRRGADFPPGSRFALAARFADRYVADANFDRVERWTEFAAERGHTLLELAIGWLLAQEPVSSVIAGATTPEQVRQNVAAGAWRLTAEDLAALP